The sequence below is a genomic window from Myxococcales bacterium.
GAGTGGTGAGCGTGCTCGGCAAGTTCCTGGACCCGCTGGCCGACAAGTTGATCGTGATGGCCACCCTCGTCTGGATGGTCCCCATGGGTCGCATCCCCGAGTGGGCGGTCGCGTTGCTCCTGGCCCGCGAGCTGAGCATCACGGGGCTGCGCTCGATCGCCAGTAGCGAGGGTGTGGTGATCGCGGCGGGCGAAGGCGGCAAGAGCAAGACGGCGCTGCAGATGATTGGCATCATCGCCCTGATCGTGGGCTACCCGTATCACCTGTCCCTCGGACCCTGGGACCTCGGCGTCGTCGATCTGGTCGTGGTCGGTCGTGTCCTGGTCTACGTCTCGCTCGTATTTTCCCTGACCAGCGCCTTCCAATACGTCGGGCTTTTCGCCGAGGCGGTCGAGGCCAAGGAGCGTCGCCCGAGCTGAAGAGCGTGGACAGAACCCCGGAAAAACGTGCTAGGACATGCCCCACATGACCTCTTCCCCGCGCCGCTTCCTGCGTTACCTCTGCGCCCTGCCGCTGTCCCTCGTCTTGTGGGTGCCCGGCTGTGCCAAGCAGGCCGAGGGTGAGCGCTGCGACTTCAACCGCAACGGCCATCAGGACTGCGAGACGCCGCTGGTCTGCGTCCCCGCGACGGAGCTGATCGACGACTCGACGGATCGCTGCTGCCCCGAGGAGGGCCAGTCCATCGGTGACGATCGCTGTCTGCGCAGCACGGGCAGCGGTGGCACCGGTGGCACGGGCGGAAGCGGCGGCAAAGATACCGGCACGAACGGAACCGACAGCGGCTCCGGCGGCGTATCCGGTGGCGGCGGCGCATCGGGCAGCGGCGGCGCATCCGGTGGCGGTGGCGCATCCGGAAGCGGCGGCGCGTCCGGCGGCACCTCCGGTGGCGGTGGCGCATCGGGAAGCGGCGGCGCGGCGGGCTCCGACGGAAGCGCCGGCACCGGGGCTTCTGCCGGCGACGCGGGGACTGATTGATGGCGAGGCGCGCCGTTCACGCGGGTCTGCTGCTCGGAGCGCTGCTCGCGTTCGGCGCTTGTAGCGACGCGGCGGAGGGTGAGAGCTGCGATCTCGCCAACGGCAACGACGACTGTGCAGAGGGTTTGATCTGCCGGGGCGCATGGGAAATTCGCTCCAAGGACGCGGTCTGTTGCCCTGCCCCTCCAGCCGAGCCGGCCGCCAGCGCCTGTAAACCGAAGCTCGAAAACGTCGAACCCGACCCATCGGTGGATGCGTCTGCCATTCCGCCCGGAACCGGCGGGGGCTCCGGGGCTGGGGGCAGCGGCGGCGCCGCGGGCAGTGGCAGGCGCTGCCGGAGCTGCCGGCAGCGGCGGCGTAGCGGGCAGCGACGGCGCCGCGGGTGGCGACGCGGCCGACGCTGCCCCGAACGACGACGCGGGCGACGCGCCGAGCGAAACGAGTGGGGACTGAGTCGGTGCCGGACGTCTCGCTCTTGGCCGCCAACGCTCAGGAAGCGCTGCTGCTCGCGGTCGCCGTTTCCCTGCCGGTGGTGGGCGCCGCGGCCATCATTGGGCTCCTGGTGGCGGTGATGCAGGCTGCAACTCAAGTACAGGACGTCACACTCGCCCATTTGCCACGACTGGTCGTGGTCGCGGTGGTGTTGGCGGTGGCCGGACCGTGGATGGGCAGTCAGATCGCCGCCTTCGCCGAACGCGTCTTCGCGGGCGGCTGAGCTCGGTTCGCGCGCCAAGCGATCTGCTCGCGCTCGACCCCTCGTCGCGCCAGGGCCGCGGACCGGTAGCCGTCGGCGGCCGGGTTCAGCTCGTGGAGGGAACCCGCGTGAGGCTGAGCGATGCGCTCGGAGTGATCGACGTCGTGCTGGACGATGCCAGCGGATTGCAGGCCGGCGATCTGATCGTCGCCGTCGGGCGACAGGTCGGTCAGCGCCTGCTGAATGCGACGCTCGAAGCGCGCTTCCCCTGCCCCACCCCTCGCGGAGACGGCGACATCGCGCGCTTCACGTGGCGGGGCGTCGGCCGCAATTTGCAGGCGCGCGCCGCGGCCTTCGCAACCATCCGCGCGTACTTCGCCGAGCAGGCCTTCATCGAGGTCGACACCCCGCAACGTGTGGGGACTCCGGGGCTCGATTTTCACATCGACGCGCTGAGGGCGGAGGCGGGTTTTCTCGTCACTTCGCCGGAGTTTCAGCTGAAACGCCTGCTGGTGGGCGGCGTGCCGCGCGTGTATCAGCTGGCGCACTGTTTCCGCGCCGACGAGAGCGGCCCGTTGCACGAGCCGGAGTTCGCGATGCTCGAATGGTATCGCGCGTTCTCCGGGCAAGAGGCCGTCATGGCGGACACCGAGGCCATCGTCTCCCGCGTCGTGGAGCGCGTGGCCGGCAAGCTCACGCTGAAGCGGCCGGATGGAACTCGTCTGGAGCTGCGCCCGCCGTTCCGCCGCTCGACCGTACGCGAAGCGTTCAAGCGCCACGCTGGCGTCGCGGACGCGGTGGATCTCGCCGAGAGCGACGAGGCTCGCTTCTTCGAGCTCCTGGTCGAGCGTGTCGAACCGGCCTTGGCCCGGGCGCGCCGCCCCGTGTTTCTGTGCGACTACCCGGCGACCCAGGCCTCGCTGGCTCGCCGGAGCCCTGAGGATCCTCGCGTCGCGGAGCGCTTCGAGCTCTACGCCGGGGGTATCGAGTTATGCAACGGGTTCGGTGAGCTCACCGACCCCAAGGAGCAGCGTCGCCGCTTTGTTGCCGAGCGCCGTGCGCGCAAATTGGCGGGGCGCCCCGCCTATCGCGTCGATGCCCGGTTCCTCTCTGCCCTCGATGCCGGCATGCCTCCCTCGGGCGGCAACGCCCTCGGCGTCGACCGCCTGGTCGCGCTCGCGCTCGGCTCCGCAGACATCGGCGCCGTCATGCCGTTCCCGCGCCGAGAGCTGTGAGCCCGCCGCTCAGTCAGCGGGCGCTCACTGCCAGCGGGCGGTCACTGCGCTCGTCCGCATCAAGGGCCGACCTGGGGCACTGCGCCTTCGGCGACCATGCCCAGGAAGCGTGTGATGTCACTGGTTGCGTTCGCCACGTCGAGGGCAACGAAGTGCCCGTCCTTGCCGCTCGGAGGGCCGTATTCCCGCACGACCAGCGTCACCTTTGCGCCAGCGACGGTCTTGTTG
It includes:
- the pgsA gene encoding CDP-diacylglycerol--glycerol-3-phosphate 3-phosphatidyltransferase, whose translation is MSASETPPTSRRPRRPRRRKPKLDPTVRAARRRSLRQDAVNLPNLLTFGRIAVIPLVLWLLSSGTPTDCTWAAIVYGAAAITDLLDGYLARKLGVVSVLGKFLDPLADKLIVMATLVWMVPMGRIPEWAVALLLARELSITGLRSIASSEGVVIAAGEGGKSKTALQMIGIIALIVGYPYHLSLGPWDLGVVDLVVVGRVLVYVSLVFSLTSAFQYVGLFAEAVEAKERRPS
- the genX gene encoding EF-P lysine aminoacylase GenX, which codes for MARFTWRGVGRNLQARAAAFATIRAYFAEQAFIEVDTPQRVGTPGLDFHIDALRAEAGFLVTSPEFQLKRLLVGGVPRVYQLAHCFRADESGPLHEPEFAMLEWYRAFSGQEAVMADTEAIVSRVVERVAGKLTLKRPDGTRLELRPPFRRSTVREAFKRHAGVADAVDLAESDEARFFELLVERVEPALARARRPVFLCDYPATQASLARRSPEDPRVAERFELYAGGIELCNGFGELTDPKEQRRRFVAERRARKLAGRPAYRVDARFLSALDAGMPPSGGNALGVDRLVALALGSADIGAVMPFPRREL
- the sctS gene encoding type III secretion system export apparatus subunit SctS — encoded protein: MAANAQEALLLAVAVSLPVVGAAAIIGLLVAVMQAATQVQDVTLAHLPRLVVVAVVLAVAGPWMGSQIAAFAERVFAGG